The stretch of DNA GCCGTCCAATGCTGCGGGGTGGCCGCATTCCGTGAGTGAAGTGCAGGGTTGTACGCCTCAGTGCAGCAAAGACTCGCTATGCTGCAAAAGAACAGGCCGCACGCGGCACTGCTCTTGAGGTTGTCGGTACGCGGCGGGGTCCTGCGCAAGCAGCGCGGGTGGCGTCCGCGCGGGCCGACCCCCGGGTGGTTCTCGCAGGGCCGAGGAGTGGATGCGGCAGGAAGCCAGTGTGGCTGGACAACCTCCCGGAGGTCTTGCTCGGGGGGCTTTTTCCCTGGCTCCGCGGGACAGTCGGTCCCGCACCGGGGGCGGCGGCCACAACGCGGACATACCCTATGCTTGCCGGGGGTGCTCAAGGTGTGTGGTCAGTCCCTTCAGGCCACCAGTGACGCTTGCGACAAAATGATCCTTGATTCCCCAAGTCCACTTTACTATCTTTTCCATCGGCATGAGAGACCTCTTCGTAGCTCTGGGTACTGCGAAACGGCCCAAAAGTTACGAATATCTCTCATGCCCTTCAAGTATTTACCTCAACCCCACGCTGCACAAGTTCTGGAGAGGAGCCAGATATTTAAGAGTGTCGCACTGCGCGACTCCCTTGGCAACGACCGTCCTGCTCTGGCAACATGGCTCTCGTACTGTTCTGCTGCGACAGGAACAAGCAGCTCCTCTTCACCAATTGCAGGATATAGTTTGCAGCAGAACTACCCCAACCCATTCAATCCAACAACCACCATTCGCTTTTCCCTTCCGCAGCGCTCGCAGGTAACGCTGAAAGTCTTCGATGTCCTTGGCAAAGAAGTGGCGGCATTGGCAAATGGCGAACTTAACGCAGGTGAACATTCAGTTGTCTATGATGCTAAAGGTCTGCCGAGCGGTGTGTATTTCTACCGCTTGCAAGCAGGTAGTTTTGTTCAACAAAGAAAAATGGAGATGATAAAATGAAGAGGTTGTCTGTACTGTTCGCAATTGCATTGTGCATGGTGTCCGGCACGTGTGTGGGATCGCAGGACAGTCTGATCGCTCCACGGTCTTGTCGAACACCAGGGGAGGTAACATCGCGTCTACCTGCTTCTGGTGGCCACCCACCGGCGTCACCATTCGCTGACGCCTACGTAAAGCCTCACCCCCACCCTAACGCCAGTCTCCTCCACTATCCCCGCCTCCATGCTAACTTTTTCAGCCGCGCCCCTGAAAACGAGGCCGCCTACGAGGCCCTCGGCCTCTACGGCGCCGTCACCACCGGCGCCATCTTCTCCGACGGCCGGGAAGGGGGCTACGATCTCGGCCTACGCTAGGGCGTCGGTTCCTGGTCTGAGACGACCTACAACCTCAGCAACCCCGACCGCAGCCCCCTCTCCCAGGTGATCGTTTACGAAGCCAAGAAGCGCAACCCGGACCTGACCACCTTCGCCCATCGCGGCCTGCAGCACATCGAGGCCTGGCATTTCGGTTACGGCACGAACAGCCCGGAGCGCTGGTTCATTGACCGCCTCAGCCCCCGCTGGTTCGCCTACACGCCGCTGATTGAGCTGCAGGAGCCGGTGACGCGCACCTCGCAGCTCACCTTCCGGTTCCGCCCCGAGGACGTGCAGCGCTGGCGCGACTGGGGCATGCGTGGGGGGAGGAGCTGGGCTTCAGCCACTGGCGTCCTGCGAACCGCTACGATTGGTACTACCTCAGCTTCTTCGATAACGAGGCTGGTGCGGGCCGGGGCACGGTGGAGATCATGGCCATCCAGCGCCTGGACGGCCAGACGGGCGAGGTCACGGTGGCGGTGAAACTGGTGGACGGTGTACCGCGACGCACCATCTACGGCCGACCCCAGCGTTACCCCGCCGGCAGCCGCGCCGGCATCGTCCCTCACTCTTCAGAAAGTTTCGGCTCACCGGCCTTCCTCATGAACCGCTTTTGCCTCGATGGCTATCCCGACGGCTGCGAAGAAACGGTGGTGGATGGTGTGGATTGGGTCGATGCGGCGGTGGAATACGTGCGGGAAATCCTGCCGACCTCGCGCTATCCCCTGGGCGCGCCCGATGAGACCTGGCTGGTGGACGGGGTGCTCATGGATGCCGACGACGAGGACTGGAAACCCTACGGCTTTCGCCTGGCCTATCCCGTCTACCATCTTGACCTGAACTTGGATGGGGAAGTGGACGATCTGGATTCCGTTGAGGCGCGTATGCCCACGGTCTACGAGGAGTACGCCCGCCGGCTGAAAGAGGCTGCCGCCGCCATGGGCCGAGACATCTATGTCATCATTAATGGACATCTCGCCGGCTTCCCGCGGCCGTACCACAACGGTCGGTACTTCGAGGATTTCAACGGCGGCTTCCAGGAATCGTATCCCCAGGCGGTTCGGCAGTACCTGGACCTCTTCACGCCGGGCAACCTGGCCGAGCCCATCTACGGGCTGGTCACGGAACGGGACCGCAACGCACTGTACGAGCACAACTTCGCCGAGCACCGCCACATCCTGGCCCTGACCCTGGTGTTGGGGGAAGGCTTCTACGGCCACACCGGGGCATACGACTCCCGCATTCTGGCGCTATACGAGGACCCCTCGGGGTGGACCGGCCAGCCCGAGGACTGATTCGACGAGTACAGCGTGGATCCCTACGGCTACGCGGCGGACCACCCGCTGTACACGGGCAGCGGCCGCGGCGACTACCTGGGCTGGCTGGGGGCGGCTCTCGGCCCCGGCTACGAGGTACCCGGCGTGCCCGGCGTCTACCGCCGCGACTTCGAGCACGGTGCCGCCATCTACAGCTACCAGGGCGGCACCATCGCCCTCGACCCGTCCCTGCGCCGCATCTGCGGGGTGGATCCGGGCAACGACGGCTCCCTGGTCACCCAGATCACCCTGGCGCCCAGGAGTGGGATCATCCTGCGGCGGGATGAGAATACCACGGGGGTCCGTGGAACATTTGAGAAAATTCCAAGTTCGTTCAACCTTTACCAGAACTATCCCAACCCCTTCAACCCAACAACCCCAATCCGCTTCTCACTTCCACAGCGCTCGCACGTCACGCTCAAAGTCTTCGATGTGCTCGGCAGAGAAGTGACAACGCTGGTGGATGAAGAGTTAAGCGCAGGCGAGCATTCGGTGGTATTCAATGCGAAGGATTTGTCAAGTGGCGTGTACTTATGCCGATTGACCGCCGAAACATTTGTTCAACAAAAAAAGATGATGGTGATGCGATGAAGAAAGAGAAGCAAATACTTTCAAGAATCTTTTTTATCTTGTTGTTGCTCTTTGCCGCCGTTCGACAAACGGATGCGCAGGAGAGTACCTATACAGAGTCACAGGGCAGTTTGATCACCCCACAGTTCTTCGGCATTGACCCTTACGGTGGTAAAGACCCTGGTTGGCCCCAGTTCTTTGAGCTCCTTAACGAAGATAGCCTCAACTTTGGGCTTGTGGGATTCGGTATCGGTTGGGAGAGAATTGAGCCTGCTCCTCCACAAGGAGGGGTTCACTCTTACGACTGGTCATCCCTAGATGAGCGTATGCAAATTGTTGTCAAATCGGGGCGGATGGCTGATTTGGATATCCTCTGTCGAAGTGACTGGGCTACAGTAGTTCCTTCTTCACAGATAGAAAGACCCCTCGGCATGAGCCCACCGAAGGAAGACGCCAACAGCGACACCACTTGGGGGATGACTGCCTATCAGGCTTGGAGTGATTTCGTTTTCAATCTTGTGGAGCGCTACGATAGCGACGGCATAGATGATGCCCCTGGAATTACCCGTCCGGCTCTTCGGTATCTTCATTTAGGGAATGAGCCTGAAGCCCCCGACCATTTTCTGGCATACGGCGGATCACCGGAACTGTATGACCGGATGCTCGCTGTCACTTATGAAGCAGCGAAGAGGGCAAATCCCAATATTTTGGTCGTCCGAGGGAGATCAAATCCCGGCAATATCTTCGACGACAATCCCGACGAAGTAACTCTTCGCGCGCGAAGCGGCGATTACCTCGATTTCCTCACCACCAGTCTCCGCTTAGGCAGTGAACATTTCGATGTATTCGCCATCAACTTCAACGATCACTACACCGGTCTTTTTCCCTTTGTTCGCTGGCTGAAGACGGAGATGGCCAAGAACGGTTACACCAAGCCCCTTCTGGTTGCTGCTGCCCGCACTACGTTGTGCCCCCGGGATAACGACGCTCCCGTTCATATCCTGCCTCCG from candidate division KSB1 bacterium encodes:
- a CDS encoding T9SS type A sorting domain-containing protein, whose amino-acid sequence is MPFKYLPQPHAAQVLERSQIFKSVALRDSLGNDRPALATWLSYCSAATGTSSSSSPIAGYSLQQNYPNPFNPTTTIRFSLPQRSQVTLKVFDVLGKEVAALANGELNAGEHSVVYDAKGLPSGVYFYRLQAGSFVQQRKMEMIK
- a CDS encoding T9SS type A sorting domain-containing protein; this encodes MDPYGYAADHPLYTGSGRGDYLGWLGAALGPGYEVPGVPGVYRRDFEHGAAIYSYQGGTIALDPSLRRICGVDPGNDGSLVTQITLAPRSGIILRRDENTTGVRGTFEKIPSSFNLYQNYPNPFNPTTPIRFSLPQRSHVTLKVFDVLGREVTTLVDEELSAGEHSVVFNAKDLSSGVYLCRLTAETFVQQKKMMVMR
- a CDS encoding T9SS type A sorting domain-containing protein produces the protein MKKEKQILSRIFFILLLLFAAVRQTDAQESTYTESQGSLITPQFFGIDPYGGKDPGWPQFFELLNEDSLNFGLVGFGIGWERIEPAPPQGGVHSYDWSSLDERMQIVVKSGRMADLDILCRSDWATVVPSSQIERPLGMSPPKEDANSDTTWGMTAYQAWSDFVFNLVERYDSDGIDDAPGITRPALRYLHLGNEPEAPDHFLAYGGSPELYDRMLAVTYEAAKRANPNILVVRGRSNPGNIFDDNPDEVTLRARSGDYLDFLTTSLRLGSEHFDVFAINFNDHYTGLFPFVRWLKTEMAKNGYTKPLLVAAARTTLCPRDNDAPVHILPPRYPPGFMESLRDTSHPQHIANRTLYHADEVRQSLRKMVVALASGQEAISLQPGIGPVIHPRAIWRDAGLIDAQVYRATGDLRKARKPVYYAARQLMDVLIGADKQVKILDLGADVFAYQITKQGKNFFLLWHEDPFDVDSQGLVRRGQKVAVDLTPFVSTPQVRVKYFVIELDSNYAPIYPSDVIVSANGVVIDETPLLVESLNPTSVEDKRENIPQRFLLYQNYPNPFNPQTTICFYLLRREHVTLKVFDVLGREVATLVDGEVNAGDHAVLFYAKDLPSGIYFYRLTTRSFSQTKLMEVAKL